Proteins encoded together in one Planctomyces sp. SH-PL14 window:
- a CDS encoding DUF3226 domain-containing protein → MPKYGYLVVEGPHDVEFVYRLLRPFGLQRVKQLDDLDEKFHGLVPRSFPHDGDLQKRMPVPLFLQSNSHAIALHSAVGDSRLVETVQENAVFLPPDELTGMGILLDSDRGVPAADRYQGIQAAMAGIGHALPGQPGDVGAGPPRLGAYVLPDNREVGNLEDLLLECAAQAYPVLLASARTHVDNAVAAVTAGYDGEDLSRIPMRNKAIVGAVASALRPGKAVQVSIQDNKWFKGANLQLPRIKAVQDFLIRLFELV, encoded by the coding sequence GTGCCGAAGTATGGATATCTGGTCGTCGAGGGGCCACATGACGTCGAGTTCGTCTATCGGTTGCTCAGGCCGTTCGGACTGCAGCGCGTGAAACAACTTGACGACCTTGATGAGAAGTTTCACGGACTCGTCCCCAGGAGCTTTCCTCACGATGGCGATCTTCAAAAGCGCATGCCGGTTCCGCTGTTCCTGCAGAGCAACTCCCATGCGATTGCCCTCCACAGCGCCGTTGGAGATTCCCGGCTGGTTGAGACCGTCCAGGAGAATGCTGTCTTCCTCCCGCCCGACGAACTGACGGGAATGGGCATTCTGCTCGATTCGGATCGAGGGGTTCCTGCTGCCGATCGCTACCAGGGGATTCAGGCCGCAATGGCTGGCATCGGGCACGCCCTGCCGGGCCAGCCAGGGGATGTCGGTGCCGGTCCTCCACGGCTAGGTGCGTATGTCTTGCCCGACAACAGAGAAGTCGGCAACCTGGAAGATCTTCTCCTTGAGTGTGCCGCGCAGGCATATCCCGTCTTGCTCGCATCGGCCCGAACGCACGTCGATAATGCAGTCGCGGCAGTGACCGCCGGCTACGATGGGGAAGACCTGTCCAGGATCCCGATGCGGAATAAGGCCATTGTCGGGGCCGTGGCCAGTGCCCTAAGACCTGGGAAAGCAGTTCAGGTCTCCATTCAGGACAACAAGTGGTTCAAGGGGGCCAACCTGCAATTGCCGCGGATCAAGGCGGTGCAGGACTTCCTGATCCGTCTGTTTGAACTCGTCTAA
- a CDS encoding DUF262 domain-containing protein has product MSNTGMHVEYSSKTILELRNLQEQGHLNLEPGFQRKSVWRITDRRKLIQSVLEGYPVPSIFLYRRDEGGIPKYDVLDGKQRLETIFMFSRQHPFHRDGFEVKHEFAEDGCPHEWEWKSLERWERTANFLTYKIQVAEVGGSLADIVDLFVRINSTGKALTTSEKRHARFYNSPFLKEAERLARRHRDFLTSERIMSTTDIDRMRDVELVSELLASISSGGPIHKKQAVDKAIGNEAAPTRELNKAIDEFSATLRAVRQVCPNLKSTRFRNSAEFYTLFLVLWQMHQQKLILNDRERNDVAADLLQQFSDGVDAVREQQRKARGPTPEQQVYVDYLMLTQQSTDSLAQRKRRGQMIEQLLSGLFEAKDERRIFSPEQRRLLWNSDEKKCCSLCEEPLDWNNFQVDHVAPYSRGGRTDLSNAALACSSCNASKGAGRNSRW; this is encoded by the coding sequence ATGTCGAATACGGGAATGCACGTCGAATACAGCAGCAAGACGATTCTGGAACTGCGGAATCTGCAGGAGCAGGGGCATCTGAATCTCGAGCCCGGTTTCCAGCGGAAGAGCGTCTGGAGGATCACCGACCGGCGGAAGCTGATCCAGTCGGTGCTGGAGGGTTATCCCGTCCCGTCGATCTTCCTCTATCGACGCGATGAAGGGGGTATCCCGAAATATGACGTCCTGGACGGGAAGCAGCGCCTCGAAACGATCTTCATGTTCTCGCGGCAGCACCCATTTCACCGGGACGGATTCGAGGTGAAGCACGAGTTCGCCGAAGATGGATGTCCACACGAGTGGGAATGGAAATCGCTCGAGCGCTGGGAGCGAACTGCCAATTTCCTGACATACAAGATCCAGGTGGCGGAGGTCGGCGGATCCCTGGCGGACATTGTCGACCTGTTCGTCCGGATCAACTCGACCGGCAAGGCACTGACGACCAGCGAGAAACGACACGCCAGGTTCTACAACAGCCCGTTCCTGAAGGAAGCCGAACGGCTCGCCAGGCGACACCGCGACTTCCTCACGTCCGAGAGGATCATGTCCACTACGGACATCGACCGCATGAGGGACGTCGAACTGGTCAGTGAGCTCCTCGCATCGATTTCGTCCGGTGGCCCGATTCACAAGAAGCAGGCGGTCGACAAAGCGATTGGGAATGAGGCCGCTCCCACGCGCGAGCTGAACAAGGCGATTGACGAGTTCTCCGCGACACTGCGAGCCGTCCGGCAGGTGTGCCCCAATCTGAAGTCGACGCGGTTCCGAAACTCTGCGGAGTTCTACACGCTGTTCCTGGTGCTCTGGCAGATGCACCAGCAGAAGCTGATTCTGAACGACCGTGAGCGGAATGACGTCGCCGCGGACTTGTTGCAGCAGTTCTCCGACGGTGTGGATGCGGTCCGCGAGCAGCAGCGCAAGGCCCGCGGCCCGACTCCCGAGCAGCAGGTCTACGTCGACTATCTCATGCTGACGCAGCAATCGACCGACAGTCTTGCCCAACGGAAGCGACGGGGGCAGATGATCGAACAGCTTCTCAGCGGGCTGTTTGAAGCCAAGGACGAGCGGAGGATCTTCAGTCCCGAGCAACGCCGGCTCCTCTGGAACAGCGATGAAAAGAAATGCTGCTCGCTGTGTGAGGAACCTCTCGACTGGAACAACTTCCAGGTCGACCACGTTGCGCCCTACAGCCGGGGCGGTCGAACGGACCTGTCCAATGCCGCCCTGGCCTGTTCGTCGTGCAACGCATCCAAAGGCGCAGGCCGCAACAGCCGCTGGTAG